A window of the Cystobacter fuscus genome harbors these coding sequences:
- a CDS encoding restriction endonuclease fold toxin-2 domain-containing protein, whose protein sequence is MANSLLEGLCGTASVPVAQMAASEKLCRSFALGLAGVPDATLREAQVLLTPENLAAMSALSGIWLASQGVPVVGEGVDAALATLGIILLSSQVAELSNALWQYASLATTAQSLEQLKAASAHFARAVALVGVNVVTFILTTQVSSRAGRQSPPREPSFQPSTQGGPLHVEPGRNSGASIHPDAVAAQQVKPPIAVPAAEAAVMSSSSKVFAVNALVKRINPTAFKKWLAEAPRRLATGDDLARRFQRAHAGEEELLVQGGGARIWADGVSHPDAHLVEVKYIKDTATSPFIEGSKCPEVIRAKIRKEVSDEFERYAAILKDPVTPAAGLEVITNNAEAASYFVSLMKLFNIPGRVRIITGGTAP, encoded by the coding sequence TTGGCCAACTCACTGCTGGAGGGGCTGTGCGGCACGGCGTCGGTCCCGGTCGCACAAATGGCTGCCTCGGAGAAGCTGTGCCGCTCGTTCGCTCTCGGGCTGGCGGGGGTCCCCGACGCGACACTCCGAGAAGCTCAGGTTCTGCTCACTCCAGAGAATCTCGCCGCCATGAGTGCCCTCTCCGGCATCTGGCTGGCCAGTCAGGGGGTCCCTGTCGTGGGAGAGGGCGTGGATGCTGCGCTGGCGACCCTTGGCATCATCCTCCTGTCATCGCAAGTCGCGGAACTCTCGAATGCCCTTTGGCAATATGCCTCGCTTGCCACGACGGCACAGAGCCTGGAGCAACTCAAGGCCGCCTCGGCGCATTTCGCGCGAGCCGTCGCACTCGTTGGCGTCAATGTCGTCACCTTCATCCTGACGACGCAGGTTTCATCGAGAGCCGGAAGACAGTCTCCACCCAGAGAGCCTTCATTCCAACCCTCGACACAGGGCGGCCCTCTACACGTAGAGCCTGGACGGAACAGCGGCGCCAGCATCCATCCCGACGCCGTGGCCGCCCAGCAGGTGAAGCCTCCGATAGCGGTTCCCGCCGCGGAGGCAGCGGTGATGTCCTCTTCCTCCAAGGTCTTCGCCGTCAATGCCCTCGTCAAGCGCATCAACCCGACGGCCTTCAAGAAATGGCTCGCGGAAGCACCCAGAAGGTTGGCAACGGGCGATGATCTCGCGAGAAGATTCCAACGGGCTCACGCGGGGGAAGAAGAACTTCTCGTGCAAGGGGGAGGTGCCCGAATCTGGGCTGACGGCGTCAGCCACCCTGACGCTCATCTCGTCGAAGTCAAGTATATCAAGGACACCGCGACCAGCCCCTTCATCGAAGGTTCGAAGTGTCCCGAGGTCATCCGAGCCAAGATTCGCAAAGAGGTGAGCGATGAATTCGAAAGATACGCAGCCATCCTCAAGGATCCCGTGACTCCGGCAGCGGGCCTCGAAGTCATTACCAACAATGCGGAGGCCGCGAGCTATTTCGTGTCTCTCATGAAGCTGTTCAACATTCCGGGAAGAGTCCGCATCATCACGGGAGGGACGGCTCCATGA